Part of the Helicobacter bilis genome is shown below.
ATGCTTATCTTTGGTGTGAATAATTGTAAATATTGCGAGATATTAAAACAAGATATGCGTGATAATCAAAAATTGCATGACTTTATAAAAGATAACTTTGTAACCTATTATGTAAATACGAGTTATAGCAAAACACATGAAGTAGCCTATATGCAAAAAAGTCTAAAAAGTGATGATTTAGCAAGATATTATGGTGCGGTGAAAACTCCACTTATTATATGGCTTGAGAGTGATGGGACTAGGATTCTAAAACTTGATGGATATGATCCTAATTATTTTAATGCCATGTTACAATTTGTAAAAAACAAAGGTTATGGTGATGAAAAA
Proteins encoded:
- a CDS encoding thioredoxin fold domain-containing protein codes for the protein MNKVFKKSLSIAILGFCCVMSGCKDGNISISDGEQSTKELDTKLENIDVAGYKGLEDIISNNVRIESDSKPIMLIFGVNNCKYCEILKQDMRDNQKLHDFIKDNFVTYYVNTSYSKTHEVAYMQKSLKSDDLARYYGAVKTPLIIWLESDGTRILKLDGYDPNYFNAMLQFVKNKGYGDEKNSEKRMAMFIEQYTQGKLNF